One Sanguibacter sp. HDW7 DNA window includes the following coding sequences:
- the ispF gene encoding 2-C-methyl-D-erythritol 2,4-cyclodiphosphate synthase, with amino-acid sequence MTTDDARRGFPLPRTGIGVDVHAWAADDDTRDLALAGLSWPGERPLAGHSDADAAAHAAADALFSASGLGDLGSNFGTSEPEWAGAAGTVLLAEAARRVRAAGFEIGNVAVQVVGNRPRLGPRRAEAAAALTEACGAPVTVSATTTDGLGFTGRGEGILAVATALVVAV; translated from the coding sequence ATGACCACCGACGACGCACGTCGCGGGTTCCCGCTGCCGCGCACGGGCATCGGCGTCGACGTCCACGCCTGGGCGGCCGACGACGACACGCGCGACCTCGCGCTCGCGGGCCTCAGCTGGCCGGGCGAGCGGCCCCTCGCAGGTCACTCGGACGCGGACGCCGCCGCGCACGCGGCCGCGGACGCGTTGTTCTCGGCGTCGGGCCTGGGCGACCTGGGCTCGAACTTCGGGACCTCCGAGCCGGAGTGGGCGGGCGCGGCGGGCACGGTGCTGCTCGCCGAGGCCGCGCGACGCGTGCGGGCCGCGGGCTTCGAGATCGGCAACGTCGCGGTTCAGGTCGTCGGCAACCGTCCGCGCCTGGGCCCGCGCCGTGCCGAGGCGGCGGCGGCGCTCACGGAGGCGTGCGGCGCTCCCGTGACGGTGAGCGCGACGACGACGGACGGTCTCGGGTTCACCGGCAGGGGCGAGGGAATCCTCGCGGTCGCGACGGCGCTCGTCGTCGCCGTCTGA
- a CDS encoding sensor histidine kinase, whose product MDGLLIVISGVVGLITGVFATLLFLWNERRERVVPVGPPADLDEGFVRALAVLRSAAVVVGENDEIVRASAPAYALGLVRHDALTHKAVEDMVASVRRTGEILDVEIELPRGPSGRGDVLLQVRVAQVDAHHVLVLAEDRTEARRLEAIRRDFVVNISHELKTPVGALALLAETVHDAADDAEAVRRFSGRMQQESARLGALVHEVIELSRLQSAGALTQVQAVAVRGIVEESVDRARTTATGRNIRLASAGDLDAAVYGDHNLLVTALRNLLDNAVNYSADGSSVTVGVRSSQDFVEISVVDQGVGISREVQDRIFERFFRVDPARSRETGGTGLGLSIVKHVVADHGGEITIWSQPGQGSTFTMKIPAAHVATEAVGVATVVAEKEEDA is encoded by the coding sequence GTGGACGGACTCCTCATCGTCATCTCCGGCGTCGTCGGCCTCATCACCGGCGTGTTCGCGACGCTCCTGTTCCTGTGGAACGAGCGGCGCGAGCGTGTCGTGCCCGTCGGCCCGCCCGCTGACCTCGACGAGGGATTCGTGCGGGCGCTCGCGGTGCTGCGCTCGGCGGCGGTCGTCGTCGGCGAGAACGACGAGATCGTGCGGGCGTCGGCCCCTGCGTACGCGCTGGGTCTCGTGCGGCACGACGCGCTCACGCACAAGGCCGTCGAGGACATGGTGGCCTCGGTGCGGCGCACGGGGGAGATCCTCGACGTCGAGATCGAGCTGCCGCGCGGACCGTCGGGCCGCGGCGACGTGCTGCTGCAGGTGCGGGTCGCGCAGGTCGACGCCCACCACGTGCTCGTCCTCGCGGAGGACCGGACGGAGGCGCGTCGGCTCGAGGCGATCCGTCGGGACTTCGTCGTCAACATCTCCCACGAGCTCAAGACGCCGGTGGGGGCGCTCGCGCTGCTCGCGGAGACCGTGCACGACGCGGCCGACGACGCTGAGGCCGTGCGTCGCTTCTCGGGGCGCATGCAGCAGGAGTCGGCGCGCCTCGGTGCGCTCGTCCACGAGGTCATCGAGCTCTCGCGCCTGCAGTCGGCGGGGGCGCTCACGCAGGTGCAGGCCGTTGCGGTGCGCGGGATCGTCGAGGAGTCGGTCGACCGGGCGCGTACGACGGCGACGGGACGCAACATCCGCCTCGCGAGCGCGGGCGACCTCGACGCGGCCGTGTACGGCGACCACAACCTGCTCGTCACCGCGCTGCGCAACCTGCTCGACAACGCGGTCAACTACTCCGCGGACGGCTCGTCGGTGACGGTCGGCGTGCGCAGCTCGCAGGACTTCGTCGAGATCTCGGTCGTCGACCAGGGCGTCGGCATCTCGCGCGAGGTCCAGGACCGCATCTTCGAGCGCTTCTTCCGGGTCGACCCGGCGCGCTCGCGCGAGACGGGCGGCACGGGCCTCGGCCTGAGCATCGTCAAGCACGTCGTCGCCGACCACGGCGGCGAGATCACCATCTGGTCCCAGCCGGGACAGGGTTCCACATTCACCATGAAGATCCCCGCGGCGCACGTCGCGACGGAAGCAGTCGGAGTGGCGACGGTCGTCGCCGAGAAGGAAGAGGACGCATGA
- a CDS encoding response regulator transcription factor: protein MTRILVVEDEESYAEPLTYQLRREGYEVVAVGTGPDALTAFDEGGADLVLLDLMLPGLSGIEVCRELRVRSNVPVIMLTAKDGEIDKVVGLEIGADDYMTKPYSFRELLARMRAVLRRHAEVTAATAAATSARSEVVDDGAVLEARNVRLDVDRHVVTVDGQQVAFPLKEFELLELLMRNVGRVLTRGQLIDRVWGSDYVGDTKTLDVHVKRIRAKIEADPGSPTLLVTVRGLGYKLTDD from the coding sequence ATGACCCGCATCCTGGTCGTCGAGGACGAGGAGTCCTACGCCGAGCCGCTCACGTACCAGCTCCGTCGGGAAGGGTACGAGGTCGTCGCTGTCGGCACGGGCCCCGACGCCCTCACGGCGTTCGACGAGGGCGGGGCGGACCTCGTCCTGCTCGACCTCATGCTCCCGGGCCTCTCGGGCATCGAGGTGTGCCGTGAGCTGCGCGTGCGCTCGAACGTGCCCGTCATCATGCTCACGGCGAAGGACGGTGAGATCGACAAGGTCGTGGGGCTCGAGATCGGGGCCGACGACTACATGACGAAGCCGTACTCGTTCCGTGAGCTGCTGGCCCGCATGCGGGCCGTGCTCCGCCGGCACGCGGAGGTCACGGCCGCGACGGCCGCGGCGACGAGCGCGCGCTCCGAGGTCGTCGACGATGGCGCGGTGCTCGAGGCGCGCAACGTGCGCCTCGACGTCGACCGCCACGTCGTCACGGTCGACGGGCAGCAGGTGGCGTTCCCGCTCAAGGAGTTCGAGCTGCTCGAGCTGCTCATGCGCAACGTCGGCCGCGTCCTCACGCGGGGGCAGCTCATCGACCGCGTGTGGGGATCGGACTACGTCGGGGACACGAAGACGCTCGACGTCCACGTCAAGCGCATCCGCGCGAAGATCGAGGCGGACCCGGGCAGCCCGACGCTGCTCGTCACGGTCCGCGGGCTGGGCTACAAGCTCACCGACGACTGA
- the phoU gene encoding phosphate signaling complex protein PhoU, giving the protein MRGIFEAELRQIGDDLTAMARLVESAIKDAGTALLEADLGLAQSVVEKDGEIDALERDLDERCVLLLAQQAPVATDLRVVVSALRISSTLERMGDLARHIAQVARGRYPRPAVAGDVAATFAQMNAAAVHVAERVAQLLETRDLTLAHKIERDDDQLDALHQDTFAALLGGGWEGTPQETVDVTLLGRYYERFGDHGESIARRMLFLVTGAFETTED; this is encoded by the coding sequence ATGCGCGGAATCTTCGAGGCCGAGCTGCGGCAGATCGGTGACGACCTCACCGCGATGGCGCGGCTCGTCGAGTCGGCGATCAAGGACGCCGGGACGGCGCTGCTCGAGGCCGACCTCGGGCTCGCCCAGTCCGTCGTCGAGAAGGACGGCGAGATCGACGCCCTCGAGCGCGACCTCGACGAGCGGTGCGTGCTGCTGCTCGCGCAGCAGGCGCCCGTCGCGACCGACCTGCGCGTCGTCGTCTCGGCGCTGCGCATCTCCTCGACGCTCGAGCGCATGGGCGACCTCGCCCGGCACATCGCGCAGGTCGCTCGCGGGCGCTACCCCCGGCCCGCCGTCGCCGGCGACGTCGCGGCGACGTTCGCCCAGATGAACGCGGCCGCGGTGCACGTCGCCGAGCGCGTCGCCCAGCTGCTCGAGACGCGCGACCTCACGCTCGCGCACAAGATCGAGCGTGACGACGACCAGCTCGACGCCCTCCACCAGGACACGTTCGCGGCGCTGCTCGGCGGCGGCTGGGAGGGGACGCCGCAGGAGACCGTCGACGTCACGCTGCTCGGCCGCTACTACGAGCGGTTCGGCGACCACGGCGAGTCGATCGCGCGCCGCATGCTCTTCCTCGTCACGGGCGCCTTCGAGACGACGGAGGACTGA
- the pstC gene encoding phosphate ABC transporter permease subunit PstC encodes MPTPLPGGPLPDAAVEDGGQAPRGAMTTAAAGTPAGVPADGRRTYDATMDEDMHDDSSAWAAPGPTDVDRRVPNPAQAAAPAVSLRASGASRVADKIFKGVSGATGVLILVVLAAVAGFLVMRAWPALTASPDELAKISWMNGQSLLTYVGPLVFGTLLSALLALALAVPLSLGIALFITHYAPRRAAQALGYVIDLLAAIPSVVYGLWGALWLAPVLDPIFRWLSDALGFIPLFAGYTAPARNVLAAATVLAVMIIPIITAVSREVFFQTPVLHEEAALALGATRWETIRMAVLPFGRSGLVSASMLGLGRALGETMAVLMILSPGYLFSFFLLKPGQHQSIAANIAAKFPEASGLSVSVLIATGLALFVITLAVNMVARWIIARRAEFSGAN; translated from the coding sequence GTGCCCACCCCCCTCCCGGGCGGACCACTCCCGGACGCCGCCGTCGAGGACGGTGGGCAGGCCCCTCGCGGGGCCATGACGACCGCCGCCGCCGGCACCCCCGCAGGGGTGCCGGCGGACGGCCGCCGCACGTACGACGCGACGATGGACGAGGACATGCACGACGACAGCTCGGCCTGGGCAGCGCCCGGGCCCACGGACGTGGACCGCCGGGTCCCGAACCCCGCTCAGGCGGCCGCACCCGCGGTCTCCCTGCGCGCGAGCGGCGCCTCGCGCGTCGCCGACAAGATCTTCAAGGGCGTCTCGGGCGCGACGGGTGTGCTCATCCTCGTCGTCCTCGCGGCCGTCGCAGGCTTCCTCGTCATGCGGGCGTGGCCCGCGCTCACGGCGAGCCCTGACGAGCTCGCGAAGATCTCCTGGATGAACGGTCAGTCGCTGCTCACGTACGTGGGCCCGCTCGTCTTCGGCACGCTGCTCTCGGCGCTCCTCGCGCTCGCGCTCGCGGTGCCGCTGTCGCTCGGCATCGCGCTGTTCATCACGCACTATGCGCCGCGCCGCGCCGCACAGGCGCTCGGGTACGTCATCGACCTGCTCGCCGCGATCCCGTCGGTCGTCTACGGCCTGTGGGGCGCGCTGTGGCTCGCACCCGTGCTCGACCCGATCTTCCGGTGGCTCTCGGACGCGCTGGGGTTCATCCCGCTGTTCGCCGGCTACACGGCGCCCGCGCGCAACGTGCTCGCGGCCGCGACCGTCCTCGCGGTGATGATCATCCCCATCATCACTGCGGTCTCGCGCGAAGTGTTCTTCCAGACGCCCGTCCTCCACGAGGAGGCGGCGCTCGCGCTCGGCGCGACCCGCTGGGAGACGATCCGTATGGCGGTCCTGCCGTTCGGTCGCTCGGGACTCGTCTCGGCGTCGATGCTCGGCCTGGGCCGCGCGCTCGGCGAGACGATGGCGGTCCTCATGATCCTCTCGCCCGGGTACCTCTTCTCGTTCTTCCTCCTCAAGCCCGGCCAGCACCAGTCGATCGCGGCGAACATCGCCGCGAAGTTCCCGGAGGCCTCCGGCCTGTCGGTGTCGGTGCTCATCGCCACGGGCCTCGCGCTCTTCGTCATCACGCTCGCGGTCAACATGGTCGCGCGCTGGATCATCGCCCGCCGGGCCGAGTTCTCCGGAGCCAACTGA
- a CDS encoding MmcQ/YjbR family DNA-binding protein: protein MSPDAGPGPSVRALRELALALPDARSDFPFGPDAEAFRIHGRMFALLSSSPRVSEEHAFVNLKVEPVLVDGLVAAHDDVLPGWHMNKRHWVSLVLHDDLDPELLGQLLEDSYDLVVAKLPLALRPLTHRG from the coding sequence GTGAGCCCCGACGCCGGGCCAGGTCCGTCCGTCCGCGCGCTGCGGGAGCTCGCGCTCGCGCTGCCCGACGCCCGCAGCGACTTCCCCTTCGGGCCCGACGCCGAGGCGTTCCGCATCCACGGCCGCATGTTCGCCCTGCTCTCGAGCTCGCCCCGGGTGAGCGAGGAGCACGCGTTCGTCAACCTCAAGGTGGAGCCCGTGCTCGTCGACGGCCTCGTCGCGGCGCACGACGACGTCCTGCCCGGCTGGCACATGAACAAGCGGCACTGGGTGTCGCTCGTCCTCCACGACGACCTCGACCCCGAGCTGCTCGGGCAGCTCCTCGAGGACTCCTACGACCTCGTCGTCGCGAAGCTGCCGCTCGCGCTGCGGCCCCTCACGCACCGCGGCTGA
- the pstA gene encoding phosphate ABC transporter permease PstA, which yields MSLATATASSALSLTGNRLPRWAPWASLAGSALVAGGGLALTGEPTPTTVAALTALLHAIALTAASRYVEGPRRAKDRLATTLVTVAFLLALVPLVSLLWTVGSRGLVLFSGTFLTTDMVGIFGDMTSGGVAHAIVGTLMVTLTATLISVPIGLLTAIYLVEYGRGPLAKGITFFVDVMTGIPSIVAGLFAFALFTLVMGPAYRSGLMGAVALAVLMTPVVIRSVEEMLRLVPNELREASYALGVPKWLTILKVVLRTSVAGIVTGVMLAIARVIGETAPLLITVGMITRTNWDVFEGRMATLPVFAYSQYQQGGVGVDRAWAAALTLILIVMLLNLVARGISRAFSPKTGR from the coding sequence ATGTCCCTCGCTACCGCCACCGCGAGCTCTGCTCTCTCCCTCACAGGCAACCGTCTGCCGCGCTGGGCGCCGTGGGCCTCGCTCGCAGGCTCGGCGCTCGTCGCCGGGGGCGGGCTCGCCCTCACGGGCGAGCCGACGCCGACGACGGTCGCCGCGCTCACCGCCCTGCTCCACGCGATCGCGCTCACGGCGGCGTCCCGCTACGTCGAGGGTCCGCGCCGCGCGAAGGACCGGCTCGCGACGACGCTCGTCACGGTCGCGTTCCTGCTGGCGCTCGTCCCTCTCGTCTCGCTGCTGTGGACGGTCGGCTCGCGCGGCCTCGTCCTCTTCTCGGGCACGTTCCTCACGACTGACATGGTCGGCATCTTCGGCGACATGACGTCGGGCGGCGTTGCGCACGCGATCGTCGGCACGCTCATGGTGACGCTCACCGCGACGCTCATCTCGGTGCCGATCGGCCTGCTCACCGCGATCTACCTCGTCGAGTACGGGCGCGGCCCGCTCGCCAAGGGCATCACGTTCTTCGTCGACGTCATGACGGGCATCCCGTCGATCGTCGCCGGCCTCTTCGCGTTCGCGCTCTTCACGCTCGTCATGGGCCCTGCATACCGCTCGGGGCTCATGGGGGCGGTCGCGCTCGCGGTCCTCATGACGCCCGTCGTCATCCGGTCCGTCGAGGAGATGCTGCGCCTCGTGCCGAACGAGCTCCGTGAGGCGTCGTACGCGCTCGGCGTGCCGAAGTGGCTGACGATCCTCAAGGTCGTCCTGCGGACGTCGGTCGCCGGCATCGTCACGGGCGTCATGCTCGCGATCGCCCGGGTCATCGGCGAGACGGCGCCGCTGCTCATCACGGTCGGCATGATCACGCGCACCAACTGGGACGTCTTCGAGGGGCGCATGGCCACGCTGCCGGTGTTCGCGTACTCGCAGTACCAGCAGGGCGGCGTGGGCGTCGACCGTGCCTGGGCCGCAGCCCTCACCCTCATCCTCATCGTCATGCTCCTCAACCTCGTGGCGCGTGGCATCTCGCGGGCGTTCAGCCCCAAGACCGGCCGCTGA
- the pstS gene encoding phosphate ABC transporter substrate-binding protein PstS — MSISRTSRRAGSLVAVGALAFALAACSDSNETTPGATGSTGSGDTTSEAPAGLSGTLAGAGASSQGKAMEGWAAGFADLAPDVQFSYDGAGSGAGREQFLAGSTLFAGSDSALKPEEITAAATRCFGGEALELPVYISPIAVIYNLPQVSAANINLDAKTISQIFDGKIAKWNDPAIAAQNEGVELPDLAIIPVNRSDESGTTENFTEYLAAAGEGAWTHEPSGDWPVSGGQSGNGTSGMVDTVKAAEGTIGYADASRAGDLGTIAVKVGDAYVPYSAEAAAKVVDASPAAEGATDKRLVIELDRTTTAAGAYPVVLVSYDIACSVYENAADVANVKAFLTYVASEEGQARSAQADVAGSAPISADLRTKIQAAIDSISVK, encoded by the coding sequence GTGAGCATCAGCCGCACCAGCCGTCGCGCCGGGTCCCTCGTGGCCGTCGGCGCCCTCGCGTTCGCTCTCGCCGCCTGCAGCGACTCGAACGAGACGACCCCCGGCGCCACCGGCTCCACCGGTTCCGGTGACACGACCTCCGAGGCCCCGGCCGGGCTGAGCGGCACGCTCGCCGGCGCCGGCGCCTCGTCGCAGGGCAAGGCCATGGAGGGCTGGGCCGCGGGCTTCGCGGACCTCGCCCCGGACGTCCAGTTCTCCTACGACGGTGCCGGCTCGGGCGCGGGCCGCGAGCAGTTCCTCGCGGGCTCGACGCTCTTCGCAGGCTCCGACTCGGCGCTCAAGCCCGAGGAGATCACGGCAGCCGCCACGCGCTGCTTCGGCGGCGAGGCCCTCGAGCTTCCCGTCTACATCTCGCCCATCGCGGTGATCTACAACCTCCCGCAGGTCTCGGCGGCGAACATCAACCTCGACGCGAAGACGATCTCGCAGATCTTCGACGGCAAGATCGCGAAGTGGAACGACCCGGCGATCGCCGCGCAGAACGAGGGCGTCGAGCTCCCGGACCTCGCGATCATCCCGGTCAACCGCTCCGACGAGTCGGGCACGACCGAGAACTTCACCGAGTACCTCGCCGCGGCCGGCGAGGGCGCGTGGACGCACGAGCCGTCGGGCGACTGGCCCGTCTCGGGCGGTCAGTCGGGCAACGGCACGTCGGGCATGGTCGACACGGTCAAGGCGGCCGAGGGCACGATCGGCTACGCCGACGCCTCGCGCGCCGGTGACCTCGGCACCATCGCGGTCAAGGTCGGGGACGCGTACGTCCCGTACTCCGCGGAGGCCGCGGCCAAGGTCGTCGACGCGTCGCCCGCCGCCGAGGGTGCGACGGACAAGCGCCTCGTCATCGAGCTCGACCGCACGACGACGGCCGCCGGCGCCTACCCGGTCGTCCTCGTCTCCTACGACATCGCGTGCTCGGTCTACGAGAACGCCGCGGACGTCGCCAACGTCAAGGCGTTCCTCACGTACGTCGCCTCGGAGGAGGGCCAGGCCCGCTCGGCGCAGGCCGACGTCGCGGGCTCCGCGCCGATCTCGGCGGACCTGCGCACGAAGATCCAGGCCGCGATCGACTCGATCTCGGTGAAGTGA
- the pstB gene encoding phosphate ABC transporter ATP-binding protein PstB: MSKRIDVENLDVYYGDFLAVEGVSMAIEPRSVTALIGPSGCGKSTFLRTLNRMHEVIPGARVEGRAVMDGQDLYASEVDPVQVRRQVGMVFQRPNPFPTMSIADNVLAGVRLNNKRISRSEAADTVERSLRGANLWNEVKDRLDKPGSSLSGGQQQRLCIARAIAVEPQVLLMDEPCSALDPISTLAIEDLMSELKNDYTIVIVTHNMQQAARVSDRTAFFNIAGTGQPGRLIEMADTPTMFSSPSVPATEDYISGRFG; this comes from the coding sequence ATGTCCAAGCGCATCGACGTCGAGAACCTCGACGTCTACTACGGAGACTTCCTCGCGGTCGAGGGCGTGTCGATGGCGATCGAGCCTCGCTCGGTCACCGCCCTCATCGGCCCGTCGGGCTGCGGCAAGTCGACGTTCCTCCGCACGCTCAACCGCATGCACGAGGTCATCCCGGGCGCGCGCGTCGAGGGGCGCGCCGTCATGGACGGCCAGGACCTCTACGCGTCCGAGGTCGACCCGGTGCAGGTCCGCCGCCAGGTCGGCATGGTCTTCCAGCGCCCCAACCCGTTCCCGACGATGTCGATCGCGGACAACGTCCTCGCGGGCGTCCGCCTCAACAACAAGCGGATCTCGCGCTCGGAAGCGGCCGACACGGTCGAGCGCTCGCTGCGTGGCGCGAACCTCTGGAACGAGGTGAAGGACCGTCTCGACAAGCCGGGCTCGTCGCTCTCGGGCGGCCAGCAGCAGCGCCTGTGCATCGCGCGTGCGATCGCGGTCGAGCCGCAGGTGCTCCTCATGGACGAGCCGTGCTCCGCGCTCGACCCGATCTCGACGCTCGCGATCGAGGACCTCATGAGCGAGCTGAAGAACGACTACACGATCGTCATCGTCACCCACAACATGCAGCAGGCGGCGCGCGTCTCGGACCGCACGGCGTTCTTCAACATCGCGGGCACGGGGCAGCCGGGCAGGCTCATCGAGATGGCGGACACGCCGACGATGTTCTCGTCGCCGTCCGTCCCCGCGACGGAGGACTACATCTCGGGCCGCTTCGGGTGA
- a CDS encoding CarD family transcriptional regulator: MTFSVGETVVYPHHGAALIEEIKTRTIKGEDKVYLKLKVAQGDLTIEVPAENVDLVGVRDVVDQQGLDKVFEVLRAPYTEEPTNWSRRYKANLEKLASGDVIKVAEVVRDLSRRDADRGLSAGEKRMLSKARQILVSELALAEHTEEEKAEAILDEVLAS; the protein is encoded by the coding sequence ATGACTTTCTCAGTGGGGGAGACCGTCGTCTACCCGCACCACGGTGCTGCGCTGATCGAGGAGATCAAGACTCGGACGATCAAGGGAGAGGACAAGGTCTACCTCAAGCTCAAGGTCGCCCAGGGCGACCTGACGATCGAGGTCCCTGCAGAGAACGTCGACCTCGTGGGTGTCCGCGACGTCGTCGACCAGCAGGGGCTCGACAAGGTGTTCGAGGTGCTCCGTGCGCCCTACACCGAGGAGCCGACCAACTGGTCCCGCCGCTACAAGGCCAACCTCGAGAAGCTCGCGTCGGGTGACGTCATCAAGGTGGCAGAGGTCGTCCGTGACCTCTCGCGCCGCGACGCCGACAGGGGCCTCTCGGCCGGCGAGAAGCGCATGCTCTCGAAGGCGCGCCAGATCCTCGTCTCGGAGCTCGCTCTTGCCGAGCACACCGAGGAGGAGAAGGCCGAGGCCATCCTCGACGAGGTGCTCGCGTCCTGA
- a CDS encoding 2-C-methyl-D-erythritol 4-phosphate cytidylyltransferase, translated as MLRSAILTAAGSGSRLGSTLPKALVPLDDVPLLVHAARRLLASGEVTTLVVTAPAAHVEDVRAALVGLRLPDGTLPDVTVVRGGASRQASVAAGLAALPPGDGTVLVHDAARALTPPAVVARVARAVAAGHVAVTPLVPVVDSLQTVVDGAFVGGRLPDGGTPALGATPRTGLGIVQTPQGFDRATLDAAHAASRAAGVDGSDEATAATDDATLVERAGHRVHAVQGDDLALKITTRRDIALASLLLAEQTPVPTHDEETTP; from the coding sequence ATGCTCCGCTCCGCGATCCTCACGGCCGCCGGCTCCGGCTCCCGCCTCGGGTCGACGCTCCCCAAGGCCCTCGTCCCGCTCGACGACGTCCCCCTGCTCGTCCACGCCGCGCGACGTCTGCTCGCGTCGGGCGAGGTGACGACGCTCGTCGTCACGGCTCCGGCCGCTCATGTCGAGGACGTGCGCGCGGCGCTCGTCGGGCTGCGGCTCCCCGACGGAACCCTGCCCGACGTCACCGTCGTCCGGGGCGGGGCGAGCCGTCAGGCATCGGTCGCCGCGGGCCTCGCGGCGCTGCCACCGGGCGACGGCACGGTGCTCGTCCATGACGCGGCCCGTGCCCTCACACCGCCCGCAGTGGTCGCGCGCGTCGCGCGCGCCGTCGCCGCCGGGCACGTCGCCGTGACGCCGCTCGTGCCCGTCGTCGACTCCCTCCAGACCGTCGTCGACGGCGCCTTCGTCGGTGGCCGGCTGCCCGACGGCGGCACGCCGGCGCTCGGCGCGACGCCTCGGACGGGGCTCGGCATCGTCCAGACCCCGCAGGGTTTCGACCGGGCGACGCTCGACGCCGCGCACGCCGCCTCCCGCGCGGCGGGCGTCGACGGCTCCGACGAGGCGACGGCTGCGACCGACGACGCGACGCTCGTCGAGCGCGCCGGGCACCGGGTGCACGCTGTGCAGGGCGACGACCTCGCGCTGAAGATCACGACGCGCCGCGACATTGCGCTCGCGAGCCTGCTCCTCGCGGAGCAGACCCCCGTTCCCACGCACGACGAGGAGACCACCCCATGA
- a CDS encoding D-arabinono-1,4-lactone oxidase, with translation MAIDVLSRAPRSHAPGPDGLWRNWSGSVTCRPTAFVEPSDADDVARHVGQAVADGRGVRVVGGGHSFTPLVATDGVLLGLDRLAFVDEPVPLAVPEGRATHTVRVGAGLRLHDLNLALTRLGLAMGNLGDIDHQSVAGAISTGTHGTGGVAAGLSTQVRGVELVLADGTRVTASQTERPELFESARLGLGTLGVLTAVTLAVEPAYVLEAVEEPWPLDRVLDGLEDLLAANEHVEFYWFPHTRRALTKRNNRRPVSDTPLGRVRGLVDDELLSNGLFEVVNRVGRLAPRAIPRLNAVSARALGARRFTAPSHEVYVSPRRVRFRESEWAVPHEVLLPVLAEIDAWIESSGETVSFPMEVRFAAPDDVWLSTAHGRRTAYVAVHQFWRTDPTRLFAAVQRIMVAHGGRPHWGKEHAAGIEHLRSVYPRLGDFLDVRAGVDPDGVFLNAHVRQVLGL, from the coding sequence GTGGCCATCGACGTCCTCTCCCGCGCCCCCCGCTCGCACGCCCCCGGCCCCGACGGCCTGTGGCGCAACTGGTCGGGCTCCGTCACGTGCCGCCCGACAGCCTTCGTCGAGCCGTCCGACGCGGACGACGTCGCCCGGCACGTCGGGCAGGCGGTGGCCGACGGCCGCGGGGTGCGCGTCGTCGGCGGCGGGCACTCCTTCACGCCGCTCGTCGCGACGGACGGGGTCCTGCTGGGGCTCGACCGGCTCGCTTTCGTCGACGAGCCCGTGCCGCTCGCGGTGCCTGAGGGCCGCGCGACGCACACGGTGCGCGTCGGCGCGGGACTGCGGCTGCACGACCTCAACCTCGCGCTCACGCGGCTCGGCCTCGCGATGGGCAACCTCGGCGACATCGACCACCAGAGCGTCGCGGGTGCGATCTCGACGGGCACGCACGGCACGGGCGGCGTCGCGGCGGGCCTGTCGACGCAGGTGCGGGGTGTCGAGCTCGTCCTCGCCGACGGCACGCGCGTCACCGCGTCCCAGACCGAGCGGCCCGAGCTCTTCGAGTCCGCGCGCCTCGGTCTCGGCACGCTCGGCGTCCTCACGGCGGTGACGCTTGCCGTCGAGCCCGCCTACGTCCTCGAGGCGGTCGAGGAGCCGTGGCCCCTCGACCGTGTGCTCGACGGGCTCGAGGACCTGCTCGCCGCGAACGAGCACGTCGAGTTCTACTGGTTCCCCCACACGCGCCGCGCCCTCACCAAGCGCAACAACCGGCGTCCCGTGTCCGACACCCCGCTCGGGCGCGTGCGCGGGCTCGTCGACGACGAGCTGCTCTCCAACGGCCTCTTCGAGGTCGTCAACCGCGTCGGCCGCCTCGCGCCGCGCGCGATCCCCCGACTCAACGCGGTGAGCGCCCGCGCGCTCGGCGCGCGCCGCTTCACGGCGCCGTCGCACGAGGTGTACGTCTCGCCGCGGCGCGTGCGCTTCCGCGAGTCCGAGTGGGCCGTCCCCCACGAGGTGCTACTGCCGGTCCTCGCCGAGATCGACGCGTGGATCGAGTCGTCGGGCGAGACCGTCTCGTTCCCCATGGAGGTGCGCTTCGCGGCGCCCGACGACGTGTGGCTCTCGACCGCTCACGGCCGGCGCACCGCGTACGTCGCCGTCCACCAGTTCTGGCGGACCGACCCCACGCGGCTCTTCGCGGCCGTGCAGCGGATCATGGTCGCGCACGGCGGCCGACCGCACTGGGGCAAGGAGCACGCCGCCGGCATCGAGCACCTCCGGAGCGTCTACCCGCGGCTCGGCGACTTCCTCGACGTGCGTGCGGGCGTCGACCCCGACGGCGTCTTCCTCAACGCGCACGTGCGGCAGGTGCTCGGACTGTGA